Part of the Anopheles gambiae chromosome 3, idAnoGambNW_F1_1, whole genome shotgun sequence genome is shown below.
TCACCATACGCCAGTCTTCTCCCTTCGTAGACGCAGAAATCAGCGACGTTGTTGCACTCCCCGAAACTGTTGCACTGCTGGTAGCACTCCCTGACCCAGGTTGAGCATTGGGGTGAACTGGCTCCGTTGTTGGTTAACCAAGAAGAGTTGGTTGTTTCTGACACGACACGACAAGGACTAGCAAATGATCCGAGTTAACATTTGCGTCATTGTATGTTTTGACGACGATAATCTCCGAGAAGTTTTCTTCCTTACAAAAGATATAAATATCCGATAAATGCATTCCGTCAACCAAAACATGGTCGATTTGTGAATATGACCGTTATGATGATGAGCTGAAGCGAGGTGCATGCTGGAAGGAGGTGTTGCGATTGTTCATGTGTTACTATCAACAGCATTGATATCAACGACACAAGCAATCATCAGGAAAGTTTAATTCAACTAAAAGCATACGCATTTTCTTATCAATGAACGTAAACATAACATCTAAACTCTCTTTCAAACGCAGCTATAACTGCAGACTTGTCAAAGCTAGTGGATCCGTAAGCTCGTTCATCTATTGGTTTCTGTTGTATAGAAGAACAATGATCAACCGGTGTATATATCTGTTTGGGAGTGGTGTTCTACTGCATTGTATGGTATCCGtacaaatgtgtttgtgttcattAGAATCTCTTCCTGCGATTGAGCCATCATTTTACACACAATCACTGCTTGAGCTGCATCGACAGCTATGTCCCGCAGAGAAATACCCTCACCTGATGATACTACCGCTTAGTAATCATGACCATGCACAGGCAGTTCTACCGCAAATCATCAGCGAGTCGACATACACAAAGACAGTGTCCATATTACCAGTTTTTCTCACAAAAGAAACTAAAGATTACAGCTGCAACCTTTACATGATAGATGCAACAGAAGATGTTGATGTAAGAACGCATAAAATACTTTCCATACATCAAAAATATTGTAcatattgtattttattttgaatgatttattgtTTCAGACGGTGTCATGGTTtgaagaaaatgtaaaaattatcTATTTTTATTCAGCATCGATGTATCAGATGGTTCAAAACGAGCCTAATCTTACCATAACACAAGCACTACGAAAGGGATACCACATAGTTTATGACTTGGACCACACAATACAAATCTATCGTTGGAATAGATACTCTCATCAAAGAACTACTATCAATCCCCACAACATTACAGTACCAGATGAGATGCGTGATCTGCACGGTTATAAGATAGCAATGTACACTCTCCAAGAGATAAGTCAAGTAATGACGTTTGATGCATATTTTTTAGAGCAGATCGCAAACAAGAGAAATGCGACTGTCACGCAAACAAATGAATATGCCGACGACCGTACTGATATTATCCCGTTAATTAGCGTACGAAATATGATATATCCATGGATAGTACCCTCGTTCGGAACTACCTTCTTAGCAGTAGTTGTCCCTCGGGCTAAGCCAAAGCCAATCGTATCGATACTTTTCGATCCTTTTGATCTGTATGTGTGGATCACCTACTTGGTGCTCGTTCTAACAATGGCGATTAGCATATCGCTGTTCGGAAAGCTTCTTGGACGACGGCGTTTCATGGAGATCGTTCTTGAGCTGATCATGATGTGTCTTGCAGGACCATCGAGAGCTTATGGTGGAACGTTCGAAAACCGAATAATCACCTTGTTCTGTCTGATGAGTATAGCTCTAGTTTCGTCCTATCAGTCATTGATAATATCGTTTATGTCATATGTGCGTTACGGTCCTGAGATAAACACGCTGGAGGAGATATATGAGCATTGTTTGTTTCAGGATGATAGCGATGCTCAGTTcttcaatttcaaaacataTCCAAATGAACTATATTCAGCAACAAATGCTGCTTGTCGTATAGAAACGGCACGTGACAACGAGCAACAGACAATAATCATGGGTTCAAATACACTTATAGACAAACATGCATATGCCACTGATCATCACATCCGCCATAGAATCGAAAATTTCCGTTTTGCGAAAACTAAATTTATTGAGTATCCTTTGTGTTGGCTCGTAAAAATGCATCTTCGAGAGCTCTTTCTATTTTACACCCAAGCTGTGTTTGAGTCAGGTATCTATGAGTATTATTATAACAACAAGTCCCAACCCGCTTGGCAGTATGAGCATAGAACATTCGTAAATcaaattgttaaaataaatgatttgCTATTACTTTGGTATGCATATGTGGTTGGGATGGTGGTGAGTATGTTAAGTTTTGCAGCAGAGACAGCCATTCATCATAAAGTCATAAAGAAAACAGTAATTAATGACATCCTATAATGGTCATTAATCTATAGGTAATGGAGTGTTGGCATGCAACAGCTTGAAGCTTTCAATTAGATAATCTGAAATCTTTGTCAAAGGTTGTATTCTTCAAATACATACAAAACGATAAAATGTTCGTATCTGTTTTCCAATTCAGTTGTCTTAACACATGATAACGTATAACGCTTTAACTACATTAACACGAAAATTAAAGGAAAGATACAAAGCATAAGTAATCGGTCTCATCAAAATTTATAAGAACGTGTAGGTTTTGTGTGCAACGTACTGCATGCGATAAAAAATACGTCACTTCATTAacgaatattattattttgttaatttattctaCAAAATGACAATATGTAACGTAGTTTTGACATGCAGACATAGCTAGTATGTGTGGTTTATTAAATATAGGCACTCATAATATTAAAAGCATTCATATCAAGAACGCAAGCAATCATCAGATGTATTTCATTCAACTAAAAGCATATCCATTCCGTTACGATACAATGAACGCAAACAGAACATCTAAATTCACTTTCAAACGCAGCTATAACTGCAGACTTGTCATAGCTAGTGGATCCGTGAGCTCGGTCATCCATTGGTTTCTGTTGTACAGAAGAACGATGATCAAACGGTGTATATTTCTGATGGGGTGTGGTGTTCTACTGCCTTGTATGGTAGTCGTGCACTTATGTTCGTGTTCATTGGAATCTCTTCCTGCGATTGAGTCATCATTTTACACACAATCACTGCTTGAGCTGCATCGACAGCTATGTCCCGCAGAGAAATATCGTCACCTGATGATACTACCACTTAGTAATCAAGACCTTGCTCATGCAGTTCTACCGCAAATAATTAGTGAGCCGACATACACTAAAACAGTGTCCATGTATCCAATTTCTGTGTTTCATAGCGCTTATTTGTATAGTTGCAATCTTTACATTGTCGATAGTATAGACGATTTTGATGTAAGAACTGTGCGTAAAAAATGTAAGAGAAACCTAAATGCTGATTATgttatttcatattttatttcagaCTGTGTTATGGTTTGAGGAAAGTGTAAAATTTATCTACTTCTACCCCAAATGGATGTTCGATATGGTTCAAAACGAGGCTAATCTTACCATAATACAAGCTATACGAAAGGGATACAACGTAGTTTATGACTTGGACCACACAATACAAATCTATCGTTGGAATACATATTCTCATCAAAGAACTACGATCGATCCCCACAACATCACCGTACCTGATGAGATGCGTGATCTGTACGGCTACCAAATAACAATGTACAGTCTGGATCATATAAGCACTGTCATGACGTTTGATGAATATTTTTTGGAGCAGATCGCAAACAAGAGAAATGCGACTGCCATTCTAACAGATGATTCTTCTTATGCGCTTATGGATGTTTTACCGTTAGTTAACGTACACAATATGATCCTTTCATGGATGGTACCCTCGTTTGGAACTACCTTCATAGCAGTGATTGTCCCTCGGGCTAAGCCTAAGCCAATCGTTTCGATACTGATCGATCCTTTCGATCTGTATGTATGGATCACCTACTTGGTGCTCGTTCTAACGATGGCCATTACCATATCGTTGTTCGGAAAGCTTCTTGGAAAACATCATTTCATGGAGATCGTTCTTGAGCTGATCATGATGTGTCTTGCAGGACCATCGAGAACTTACGGTGGAACGTTCGAAAACCGAATAATCACCCTGTTCTGCCTGATGGGCATAGTTCTCGTTTCGTCCTATCAGTCATTGGTAATATCGTTTATGTCATTTGTGCGTTATGGTCCTGAGATAAACACGCTTGATGAAATTTACGAACAGTGTTTGTTTCCAGACAATAAGGATGCTCAGTTCTTTAACTTCAAAACATTTCCAAATGGATCAAATCCTGACACAAATGCTGCCTGTCGAATAGTACCAGCACGTGACAACGAGCAGCAGACAATCATCATGGCTTCAAATGTACTTGTTGACAAACATGCATATGCCGCTGAACATCACATACGCTATAGAATCGAAAATTTCCGTTTTGCGAAAACTAAATTTATTGAGTATCCTTTGTGTTGGCTCGTAAAAATGCATCTTCGAGAGCTCTTTCTATTTTACACCCAAGCTGTGTTTGAGTCAGGTATCTATGAGTAttattacaacaacaaatcgCAACCCGCTTGGCAGTATGAGCATAGAACATTCGCAAATCAAGTTGTTACGACGAAAGATTTGCTGTTACTTTGGTACGCATATGTGGTTGGGATGGTTGTGAGCATGTTATGTTTTGCAGCAGAAACAGTAATTGATAAAGAATGAAATGAGTAATGACATCTTACATTGCTCTTAGATCTACTGATAATCTAGTTTGGCAAAAATTTAAGTGTAATATTTCAAAGACtcttctttaaaaatatattgtaAATAATAAAGTTTCCAATTCAGCTGCTCCAACAAATGATAACAAAAAActctttaattaaattaagaaaaaaataaaagaaaacaaacgaagcatatttaaacgataaaaataatttaattgtaaCTACGTGCAAGTTTTGTATTATTATACGTATATGGATTATACGTATAATTATACGTATAACGTATATGGATATCATTATTTTGTTCAACATTTAGTCAACAAAAAATTTCTGTATGTACGATGTAAACAAAGCTAgtatctgtctctctctctctctctctctctctctctctctctctcgctctctctcgctctctctcactctctctctctctttctcacagTTTAGTTCAGTTTcttttaaaatcaatcaattgcaTAATTCTCCATCTATTCTCGCtgtttatcatttttctcctaattgtttattttatgttatccGGGAGCGATCCTGATCGATACAACAGTTATACTATAGTACCACAGCAGTAGTTGAAGGTATGTATGGCCGTTTTAGTCATCATCactagtttgaatttggtatctatttattcattaagttttaTAGTGTAGTtctttatttaataatttattcaacatccaatttatCAATTCGCTCCGTTGTGCAGTGCTTGTTTTAACATGTTTTAGTTGCTCTTATTTTCTGTACTATGAAACAATTTATATTCTCTATGAACTACTATTTCCGCCATAAAGCTTATAGTGCTAATAAACATTCCGGCCATATATGCAaaccacagcaacagcaaatcgTCTAGTTTTACAACTTCATCTATaaattttctttgttcatACTTCCAATCggttttcgttttgttgttgtaatagTATTCATAGATGTCAGATTCAACCACTGCTTGAATGTAAAACTCGAACAGCTCCCGGAGATGTGGCTTGACTCCAATGCAAAATGGGTActggaaaaatgttgttttcgcTAATCGAAAGTTTTGTATA
Proteins encoded:
- the LOC133393903 gene encoding uncharacterized protein LOC133393903, producing MFDMVQNEANLTIIQAIRKGYNVVYDLDHTIQIYRWNTYSHQRTTIDPHNITVPDEMRDLYGYQITMYSLDHISTVMTFDEYFLEQIANKRNATAILTDDSSYALMDVLPLVNVHNMILSWMVPSFGTTFIAVIVPRAKPKPIVSILIDPFDLYVWITYLVLVLTMAITISLFGKLLGKHHFMEIVLELIMMCLAGPSRTYGGTFENRIITLFCLMGIVLVSSYQSLVISFMSFVRYGPEINTLDEIYEQCLFPDNKDAQFFNFKTFPNGSNPDTNAACRIVPARDNEQQTIIMASNVLVDKHAYAAEHHIRYRIENFRFAKTKFIEYPLCWLVKMHLRELFLFYTQAVFESGIYEYYYNNKSQPAWQYEHRTFANQVVTTKDLLLLWYAYVVGMVVSMLCFAAETVIDKE